The DNA sequence cAACATAAATACCAGCATGATCATTAGAGCAGTGTGCTGAGACGTAAAAGTGGCCAACTGGGTGTCAAAAAACGAAAAGTCCATCATCTGTTGTCTCTcttccagacacacacatgcgcgcatgctcacgcgcacacacacacacagtacataaaaccatctctctcacacacacacacagtacataaaacCTGTACTGATCTTGGATTTGGGTGTATTATATTCTTCTGATAGGCCATCAGGGTTGAATTctattttaattcaataatCTCAAGAAAAAGattgaaattcaatttgtgtactgcaaaatgcaaataaataaataaataaaaaataacttctgCAAAGAATTTTCCATGAATGAATTGAAATAATTTCCTGAAGTAACTGAGACCTCTACCACAACTCAGCTCATCATTCCtgttcactgtaaaatatgTAGTTTTCACTGTAAAACAGCACTTCCTCATTTCAGAATGGGCGTGTCACTGTCACATCCAAAACACAGCTCGCATCCGACCAATCACAGGCTAGGAAACCTACATCTAAAGAACTGAAGCTAAACTGAGGCAAGACGGCCGTCGCTCCCAGAAACAGTTGTCATGACACCCATCGCATCTCTAAGTCTATCAGCACAGACAGTCAAGGGCGGTACATTCAATGGAAAATCAACTGGAATCCGGCAGCAAAGATCAAATCAGAGCCAGGTCTTATAAACAAACCACACCTGTCATCTAAGCCAGTAGATCTTTCTGGAACTTCAGTCGAGGTTTTCAGCTCTTTGCAGGAGACCAGCTCAAACGCGTGTGCTGCCCAGCCTGTTGCCGAGGGCGATTTGAATTACAAACCTGTTTCTGCCCACTGTGATGAATGTCATTAGCAACCCTGGGGTCACATGGTGCAGTGACTGCCTCAGGAAGCCTGGCTCCTCATCTATAATGAGCTTTGCTTTGGTTCCTGTGCTTCGGTTTAGCATAGCATCACACACGCAGCCCTGGGACTCCTGTGCacatgctgttttcattttgacccAAGTATGAATTTGTTTAGTTGTGCATTTACATcactgcaggactggagttaaacctgcagatgctgcgaccctccaggactggagttaaacctgcagacgctgtgaccctccaggactggagtaaaacctgcagacgctgcggccctccagggctggagttaaacctgcagacgctgcggccctccaggactggagttaaacctgcagacgctgcggccctccaggactggagttaaacctgcagacgctgcggccctccaggactggagtaaaacctgcagatgctgtggccctccagggctggagttaaacctgcagacgctgcagtcctccaggactggagtttacACACGCAGGTTTCTGTACCTCTACATTTGGCTGGTTGCCACTGGCCTTTTAAATGCTTTCGGTTCCCAACAAGCTGTTCACTGCAGTGAAGTGCTCACTCTTTAGAACTACGACATGACTTATCTTCCATTCATCAAATCACTGTACTTCCCccttaaacacatttaatgaacCGCGTCTCTTAAAAGCTCAGCTGATGGCGTTAAAGGCTGTAAGAAGCATGAGAACACGCACACAGTGGAGCTGCTTTCAGCTGaatcacagacacgcacaggaCAAACAGGCCCGGGATCACAGACTCCGTATTTTatctcaaaaacaataaaacaatcacCTTTCTTTGTAACAAGcatgaaaccgtccagacccatggcgcacctgtacaaagtgtcatgagtaaaacttggctaactatatagttagctagctatggcatgtcctcacctctgtaacgttatttgttttcctccatGTGTCCacacatctgtatcggtggtacgcgctaactaggttaactaaagtaggcgaaacgctcaCATGTTAAGGCTGGCtcaagtaacgttaggcgataaagctgtgcttaaaaatcttgtgccgttcgaagtggtgattttgggagatgcacctgcgcatgcgtcctactaaacgaagaaCCACCTGTGCAGACGTCCTACCAAACGTCCCCCTCAGGTCATCCatgagtgagacagtgagtgaccacaattacaacacaaagcacaaagacCAGTATTACAACTGAGTGAGAGGAAGTGTCCCCAGATTCGGCATGTGCGATCGCCTACGTAACCTGGATGAAATCTGGCTCCAGGACCTGCTcttttaaccattttttttgGACTATACcctgcagttgtttttttcattactaATTATTTAACATGTGGAATATGTGAAATTACCCCATCACCTGTCCCGTTTACTAGCAGTGTCCCTGGCTGCAGATCCTATTAAACATACAGCACAAGCCATGACAGCTACAGTGTTACTTTCAGCACTGTTATGACCTCACGGATAAGGAAGCTCTCCATGAGACGGTCAcctgagaaaaacaacaactcaTTTCTGAATGTTCTAGACCCGATGTAAGACTCTAGACTCCAGAcccacagtgcagcagtgtCACCTGGCTCTGCAGCCTTCCAGCACACGAGTTTGACACTCCTGCTCTGGACCGGTTGGCTAATAAAACAGCAGGACCTGCTCTTCCGTTTGCTCTGTACAGGATGCAAACTCTGGCTATGCAGAACCTTTCAAGGGAATGTTTAATGTCTGTTGAGAGTCCACTGCAAACATCAAGCCAGGgtatacacaaaacacacaaaatctccAGTTTTCAaactgtgtcagtgtgcatcGCAAATTCTGCAGAATTATAGAAAGTTCTCAATTATTATATTACCTTTCTTGCAAGCAATTTGATAAGTCAATAAATAATTCCCATTTCTCCCTCTTAAGCACAATAACTTTTATGGGaatcaaacaaatatgaatatatatttaggTAGTGCCGGTCCCTAGAAAAGCATTAATCAAGCTAATTAAACTGCTGTCACAGAATGAGATCAGTCTTTCTGCCaaaacagattttgttttgtgttcactggGAAGCTACATGATTTGTTAAAGTCCAGttcaaaacatatttcatattcttTTCTACATTTAATTTCCCACAGTTTAACCACAGCTGTATGTGCACTATATTTCCAAACGTAGGCCCAACTTACAATATATGGGATCATTAGCTGCCTAACAGGTCAAAGAGTCACCAGATGTTGGTTACAAGGCTGTGATATTATCACCCAAGCTATAATAGTAACCTGCCAGCTTGCTGACACTGAGAAAACACTGAGACACTTGTTAATGGATGACCAGAAAACTCAATCTCCATAGCACCTACTCCACAAACTACAACCCAAAAGCAAGTACACTAGCAGAAGCATCTAGCATGCAAGCTAGTCATATCAGATCAATTTAACAGATGACTTTGAAAGGTGAATTAAGTTTGTTATATGAGAAActaaagggcaaaaaaaaatgtttggttgcAGGGCATGGggtcaattaaaaaattaacGTATATTCCACTCTGAAATCCCATATTGTTCCAACAGGACTTCTCACTTAAAAGACTGCATTTCAATTACTTAAATTAGCTAACTCCAACCATATTTTTGGAGatgtaaacatacacacacacacacatatatgtgtgtgtgttgcttatAAAGGACATTTCGAGATGCTATTAGAAGtgtcaaaattaattaaaaccaaCCCCAATGTATTCTGTACCCACTTAGTGACTGAGTGATTGCATCAGTGTATGGCTCTCTGTATTGAGCTAATGCAATGCTTCCAAACCCTTGTCTCTAACAGCCACTATTGTTCCAGCTATGTGTAATTGATTAGGTTTGACTGGAATCTTAATGGAATACTTCATTCGCCCTTTCACCCTCTGTTGTTAATCCTTTATGGAGAGAAAAGTGTAGATGGACGTGTTTGAGTTACTGAAAGGCAAAACAGATTCAACAACTCCACCCCAGTACCAACCCTTACATGAGCATGCCCCAGTTTTCAAGGAAGCATAACTGGGTTTGTTTGAACTTAAAGACACAAAATGAACTCCTGACTTGAACTGAACAGAATAATGAATCTATTATTTAAGTGTATGAAAGGGACAAAACACTGAAAGCTGAGGAAACCCCTTACCACTTAGGGAAGCCATTCCAGGAAGTTTCTTTCAAGGTCTAAAGGTAATTATGCCAGTAAAcagtttaatcaaattaaatatcaaaatatgagATTGGAACTAAATACTGGATAAACAGCGTCCCCACACGACCATGGTTAGGAAACGCCGACCTCACATTCCCTTTCTACAATATTCTTCGATAGTTACCTCCTAAATTTAGAAGTAAAATACAATCTAGCTAgcaacaagtttaaaaaaatgatgatacCGCTAATCAACCCATGAACTTTAAGTTAAATTTGCCCTTGTTTATGCAAGTCGTCGCGCTAGCTTGCAAACTGGCAGCAGTCGAATGTTTGTTGTGCGCCATGTTTATGAACAAGCAGAAAACACCGTCGTACCttatcagctagctagctagctaccaatcAACGCATTGTCCTCGACAGTAATTGAAACCATTGATCAATTTAAGATAAATGACTCAATTACTCTCgacataaatacacaataacACATTCTAATAGCTAGCCTTAGCTACCTAGCCAGCTAACATATCTCGAGAGacgttggctagctaactaactagctagctagatggcTAGCAACCATtccaatcatttttattagaatGAGCACCATCGATGCTAcggcatttgtttatttatctttcacGTTCTTTCCGAACTCACCTTCACTCTGGGTTTTATAGGTGTTATGAGTGTTTTTAACTGTGTCGGCGTCTGGTACAGAGGCCGACTCTAAAGCGCTAATTTGactattttcaaaatgtgcctCGCCCAGCAGCGGGACAGACGCACTTTCGGGTTCCATCTTTGTTTCTATCTGAAACGGAAGGTTTTGGGAGTGGCTCTGAAAAAAGCCCACCTCGAGAATAAACTTTATTTGGGAAAGTATTCTGCCGCCTGCTGTTTGGGGGAGGAACTGCAGCAATTTGGTGAGCGTTGACGACAATCTCAGGATTGTGGTGACGACCACACAGATGTTCTGTGATGGCAACAGGGTGTAATTGCAGTGACATGCGAATTAACCACGCAATACTATCACGAAtcatttcctgttcttttgAAATACAGTTCTACAGCGTGCTACGGTGGTGACACAGAGGGCTGTTTTTTGCCAGTTTATACTTACACTGTgccaaaataataattcttcAGTCAAACACAAAACCTTTTTAGGAACCAGCTTAAGTAGCACAAAGACAACGAAGATGtatgtaacaaaataaatacttttattaAATACTGAATGACAACATGTTACAGTAATATAGAGTTGCAGTGTGTGTCAGCTGAAGGAGGGTTTTCACAGAAAGACaatatgaaagagagagagagactgagaaagagagagagagagtctgacaATTCTGAGAATGTATAAGGAATGCAATCAGAATATAAGAGCAAATAAAATTAGGAAACAGACCATGAGACCATGAGAAGAATGGAGCATAATACAAGAGGAAATAAaagttgcttcagtaaataataGTAGAGCGAGTCATAGGAGACTGATTTAACTGCAAGGCTGTTGCCAATCCATTTGGTCCCAGTCGTTCCAGGGAAGACTGACTTGTCCATCTGGATACAGTTGCTATGTGAAGGAAGAACAGCCGGgcgatgtcacttcctcttcctctggaaCTCCCGGGCGAGGGCGTCCAGCTGACAGGAAAAGAACAGCAGCTCGTTTTCACTTTAGAATGCAGCACAAATATTCTTTGCACCACTCTTTGTTAGCTGTATGCTATCCCCTCCTGCCTTTTGCTATGTATCCCAGTGTACCCCTGTCCATCCCTGCCACTCCACCAGGCTCTTCCTTCCTGAGATACTCGCCGTCGCTCCCACACTCACCAGAATGTTTTTTAAGAGGCTTTTCCGCTGGGGTCTCAAGTAGCTGCATTCTCCCCCATCGCAGAGCTTTATCTCGTCCaatacctgagagagagagagtgaaagaaagaaagagagagaggagagagagagagagagagagagagagacagacagacagacagacagaagagaagagagagaagaagagagaggaagaagagtagagtgaagtaaagatagTGAGTTGAAAATTTGAAGAACTTTTCACTTTAAACTCTCAGTAACGTGTCAGGATGTTGCCAGTGTCCAAAGGCATCAGGGGTTTAGCATAATGGTGTGACCCAGGGCTCGTGCCGTGCTGGGCCCAGGGGTCGGTGAAATTTTAGGGTGCGCACCTCGGCAGTGGTGAGGGAGTCCAGCTCCCTCTTTCCCCCGGGGTACCAGCCGTGGGACCAGTGCTGACACAGGGAGAGCTGCGCccccaaacacagcagcacccCCAAAATCAGCACCAGCCTGCCGGTGTTCACCATCAcagctggggagggagagagggagcgagattTCACACTTCACATTTTACACGACGTTTACATGCTTTCGCTGTGCTGCTCCAGATGCTCAGCTAATTAAGGGCAATTACATTGAATTTAAATGgctattatttcatttgttactgtaaaactAATTTTCACTCAAGTTAAGTGAATACGGATATTACGTACAAACGCATCTTTGTTTACATGCCTGTTATTCCATCCAACCTCAAACTGCCAGTCGAATGAGCGtacaatcagccaatcaaaatatatttggcatagtgtgtttttacatttgcattgtcACAGAGGGAATCAATAAATATACTCAAATAGACTGGTTGGATCATATTTACATGGATGTATTATAACACTACACAACAGTGTGCGAGAACTGCTGAAAATCTCCATcaacatcacaaacaaacatattgtCTTACCTAAAGATGGatgcaataaaatacaattggATGTTCCTTGAAGAGCTCTTCTGTCTGTTCAATTTTGTCAGTTCTTCTGTCGGTTCTTTTGGTTCGTTTGGCTCCTGCTTTGTCTCCACGTCTCCTGTTCTCCTATGTCGGCACTGAAAGCCTTTCTTCAGTTTGGGCAGATTTCAGAGTCGCTGTGTGGATGTCAGAGCTCTGAGATTCTTCGGCTAGTAAAGTGTCTtgcctgctcctcttcctcactgatATATGGGtgcccacccaacccccccaaccccgccccccaaacccccatgCTCGGCACCTCCCATTGTCACCTGGACAGTCGGTGAACAGGAGTGTGAGTAAGATCCGGTCAATTCCAATTACCGTCTCCAAATACTCATCCCCATGGGATGGATGCAACCCAAGCACAGTGACGCACATTTGTGAATTTGTTCCACACAATGCAACAAACGTGTGCTTTAACGTAAGCCAGAGAGTACGTACCCAAGTAATCCACGTATAACATATAACATACATGTGTCATGTAACATACAgtgtaacatactgtacagcaaGACACTAAAGCTCGTTATTAAACTTTGctccaaaaaacaaattcataatCAAGCACATATCAGAACTGAGTGACTCAATCACTGTATGCTGTAAGATACACTCTAAAATAGAACTACggttttaaaacttaaaatatgTTCTATCTGTTTTCATACCATTTTCAATGCCAAAGTTTACAGATGTGTTGAAACAATATACAGATATTTGTTAAAGATAGctaagatttaaaaatgaaacttcaTATTTGCCACATGGAACATGGTACCATATTTATACATAATTCCAAATTGCATGttcatattttgtcaaaaaaaagcATATCTTCTGGCATTATAAGACATTGAATAAAGAACGGGAGGAAAACTGGATATTGGAAAACTTTTAGAATGGCATCAGGTACAGTCTTTTTCtgagatatttaaaataataaaatttgcTTTGAAGTTATGAAGTGAAAAGGATCTATTAGCCTCAATCAGAACAATAGCTTTTGTCGTTTCAGGTCTTTTTCCATAACGttaataattattacattatcgtGCGCTTTACAAATGAGTCCATTGGCCTCTGCTGATGGTATCATCTCATTCATTTCTTTGCTTATGACAGAGCAGGAGATTGGTCACTTGAATGATTTATGAGGCAATCGTGTCTGTTTAATGGCGGCTTAACCCGCTCAAATGGACGGTGGCCCCTTTGACCCCACTGCCCTCCCTCTGCCTCGTCCGCAACGCGTCGAAACGGCGTCAGCCGCCATCGAAGCTCCGACGCGCCCTTAATCGCGGCCCGACAGCAGCACACCTGGCACCTggggagggagacggagaggaaGTGATGCAAGGAGGGAAagcggggggcggcgggggggctggTTTAGGACAGGGttaacggggagggggggctggtttggacaggcaggctgggggagggagggctgtGGCTTGTGCAGGCACAGGCGTTAGCTCACTGGTTTGGAAGTAGGGGGGGCTGGTTTGGACACGGGGCtaagggcggggagggggggcggtttTGACAGGGCTAAGCTTAAGCAACAGGGGCGTGAACTTCTGACTAGGGGGCTTTTGGAACAAGTGCTGTTGAAGATGCTCAGCTGAGCCCTGTCGCAGCGACTGACATCAATGGCTCTGACACGGGGCGCGCTTCTGTTGACCGTGTAAATCCCTCAGCCCCGAC is a window from the Anguilla rostrata isolate EN2019 chromosome 14, ASM1855537v3, whole genome shotgun sequence genome containing:
- the gnrh2 gene encoding progonadoliberin-2, with translation MVNTGRLVLILGVLLCLGAQLSLCQHWSHGWYPGGKRELDSLTTAEVLDEIKLCDGGECSYLRPQRKSLLKNILLDALAREFQRKRK